A region of Tigriopus californicus strain San Diego chromosome 7, Tcal_SD_v2.1, whole genome shotgun sequence DNA encodes the following proteins:
- the LOC131883306 gene encoding protein drumstick-like, producing the protein MFSILPKGHPEGVRSLTRRKCRSHSAHPESYDCRFCKRSFTKQYNLLIHERTHSEVAQPSFELSMCEICGKVFRKFEAMKNHRMTHSPPSVPKELQGFLKECVSY; encoded by the exons ATGTTCTCGATCCTGCCCAAAGGCCACCCCGAAGGGGTCCGATCCTTGACCCGGAGAAAGTGTCGCTCACATTCAGCTCATCCAGAGTCCTATGATTGCCGATTCTGCAAGCGATCCTTTACCAAGCAATACAACCTTTTGATCCACGAACGAACCCATTCCGAAGTCGCACAGCCTTCTTTTGAGCTATCCATGTGTGAGATATGTGGCAAAGTGTTCCGGAAGTTTGAGGCCATGAAGAATCACAG AATGACCCACTCCCCTCCGTCCGTTCCGAAAGAGTTACAAGGCTTTCTTAAGGAATGTGTGTCCTACTAA